Sequence from the Zeugodacus cucurbitae isolate PBARC_wt_2022May chromosome 5, idZeuCucr1.2, whole genome shotgun sequence genome:
GTTTAAAACAGAAAACACAAGAATAAAGATATAACAAAGCGAAAGGCTCTTAGCCGAATACTAGTGATTTTTCAAGCAACAAAGAAAATCAGTGTGATTTattatcttaaatatttaattaattaaaacaaatttacaaaaatggtACGACGTGGACGTTCAGCTAGCCCACCCCCAGCTACCAGGAGGTAAGTACAAAATCAAGTCTTTTGTGGAGCTGTGACAATAACAACCGCATGGGTGCAAAGTGCAATTCATGCGCTAATGTAATTAACAATgcaacgaaaataaatatatgtaaataaatgcgtgataaaattacttataaacatatttatttatatataaacacaaataTGAAGTCGGTGAAAATTCTCATTACATTACGTTGTTGCGTAACAGCTATACATTATGCGCTTGGCAAATGTCAAAAAGTGTTGCGTAtgataaagttattaaataaaataacaaatttcatatattattgaCAACAGGAGTGCGCCCACACATCATGCACCAGCTCCAACACCAAATGTGCCGGCACGCGCCGCTCCGGCAGCACCCCCAGCACCAGTACAAGCTGCACCCAGCGCTGTTGGCGCACCACAGCAGCCATCAATGTTCCAACAAATGGCAGCTACCGCTGGTGGTGTAGCTGTTGGCTCAGCAGTGGTAAGTTGACAAGAAATAGAATCTAATTTCATCAgctaaataatttacttaaacaaaatactatattttcagGGACATACACTTGGTGCCGGTATTACTAGCTTGTTCAGTGGTTCTGGTGATAAAGAGGCTGCCGCTCCCGCTGCCGCAGCAGCTCCACCAGCTCAACAGCAATACTACGGCAATGCAGCTCAGCCCAACGAGCCACAAGGTGCTTGTGCTTGGGAGATTAAACAGTTCCTGCAATGCGCTCAAGGCCAATCTGACTTGACACTCTGCGAAGGCTTCAATGAAGCGCTACGTCAATGCAAGGTTCAACATCATTTGCAATAAATTGTTGGTTGACACACAGCAAACTCAAttacttacataaatattcaaaccgttatatgatataatacaatattaatcaatgaaataattgtgaacaaaaacaaaacaacaaaaacaaatttataatttagatGTTTCAAAGTTCAATGATTGAGTGATTTTTTGTGTTAAAGTATGAAGAGTTTGTTGAATGCTGCAGATAATAGGCAAAAGTGTCAATAGAttgaatggcaacaacaacaaaagaactttGGTGAATATTTCTAGAAAATTCTACGCAGAAAATATGTGCAAACAGATAACGTGGAAGCGTTAATTGGCAAAcaaccaaaaaacaacaacggaTCATACCactaatacaacaataacaatacagcAACTCACGTGCTGCATACACACGCTGagtaagcaaaacaaaataacaattgcagttgttgttgttcgctatTGACACTGCAATATAGTGCAGGGAAAAACAAGTACTAAAATAATTTCCACATAATTGTGCAtactagttttatttttaaatactaagcttatttcgtgtaattatgaaattgttgaaggCTCATGCTAGCAAAATGGACCATTTAGAGTAGTATTGTAGACAAATTTGTGCCAAATATTAAGCGCTACAAATCgggtattaaattatcttccgAATgcgctaaataaaataaaaacaacaaccttCGGCaccattaaaaatgcattttttttattttcgtaatgAATTGTTATTGTCATGAAAAcatgtttgtttttcttctaCTCGCTCATTTAAAATAGATTCATTCACTGGGTTGTTAGTAAACATTTCACCTATTTTTTCAAGAATTGCAGCAACATTTTCGGCAATAACATATTTATTAGTTTCTTTGATGATTCacgtttgtttatatttcgggTACTTAGGattattttgataatatttttagtgaCTGACTTTGTTTTTTGGGGTGTTGTGAAATATCGGCTGCGTGTATTTCCTATAAATAACTGTAGTAAAAGAGATTTATGAAATTGATGAATTTGCATTTATTGTGGTTTGCTAATTGATTGAACTACACACCTACATGCATATTTTTAGACTCGTCTGATGAATAAGTTCCGActtagacacatacatacacacatctgTAATCAATTGTGTTTGATAAAGTTTTGAAAAGTAACAGCTCTCTCTTAGATGGAGTTCTCTGACTCAAGCCGGCCTGAAACCTCCCCTGTCAGTCCTACCCtggataaatacatatgtatgtacatacagttgaacttccctagctcgaatcaccataatccaaaaaaacaattcgaattagagagatttcgagttatggaaggaaatttgtatgaaattttacttcttttgccaattcaagagttcgagttatggagaacttcgagttagagaagttagAACGATTTTGCGGATCGCGAATATCTGAACCacggtggattttccaggtaaAAAGCCACACTgctaaggtccaatcagttcgtttaAGGTGGGATTTAGTCTTTCCCACAGTGCGTTCGATGGAACCTTGTACGCAATATTTAGGGGGCTTATCCCACaataattggcacagattgtggggtctccctttctGTGGATTGGACAGATTACATTTAGATTCCAAtcatcaggcatgctttcttccgaccatattctgcaaagaagctgatgcatgcacattatcagttcttcgtaaccgtatttgaatagcttgaCCGGCCATCCATCAGCCCcctccgctttgttgttcttcaagcgagtaatttgtattcgaatttcttcaaggTCGGTGTTCCTTCGTTATCGATTGGGGAATTGGGTTCGCATCTCttcactttcactgccattcagcaggtgtGAAacgtgttccctccataaacgCAGTATTCTCTGCACATCAGTTACCTGATTACCTCCgtggtccctacatgataatgcttcGGTCTTGAAACATTCTGTAAATTGCCTcatctttttataaaattttagatgATTACCAAGTAAgtaagttcgatttatggaagttcaactatacatagaaaataaaattacattttatgtaaaattgtaCAATCTCAATTTATTGCTTTGCCTATTTTTTGTATcagcaaatatgtataaatttaaccAAATGGGCTTTTATTAAATTCGCGTAAGAATACTGTCCAAACTAACTGCAAATAAAATGCGCTAGACATATTATGATTTCACTACAAATCCAGGAGAGCCAATTTGTGAAAACGGTCGGCGCGGTCCTGCTTCGCCTCGACTTTTTCGATAACATTGAAAGCGCGTGCCATAACGGCTTCAATATCATTGGCATCGCCTTCGGCAACCGACGTATGTTTGCGTTTACGACTTGATGCATTTCCACTCAAGCGCGCACTATTTACGGCATCGCCAGCACCATTGCAGCGTCTGTCGACCGTCTCAATGGCACCGCCCACCGCGCCCTCTAAATCATCATCGATTTCATCTAGTTTTGCTATAAAAGTGGCATCATACGAGCCAATTTGTTTTGCCACTTCGAACTGATAAATGCTTGCATCCAAATCGCGTGTTAACTCCGTTGTATCAGCGTTGGGCGTTTGTTTTTTCAACGCGTAAAAGTTTTGCTCCGCCTTACGTGAAACCGCTTCGGCTTGCTTTATAATTTCGTCCAACATTTCGCTGTTCATCGCACACGGTTCGTCGACTGAGTCCCTATCTTGTGAGCTGGTGTCTTCTGCCTCAACTATTGTGTAATCCACTTTGACGGCTTCGACAGCTTCGTTATTCAACCACCATGGTATGAGTTGATAATCTTCCAGCGCCTGCTGCTGATAAATAATCTCGTTGGGCAACTTGTAACCGTCCGCATCGGATTTCGCAATGTAATCTTTAAGCACAGCGTTGATCACTGTGAAGGCAATTGCTTTTATAACCGGCAAATAGTTGATTAGCTGGAAGCGTATTGACACATCAATGTCCGCCAAGTCAACGCGATTGAGCTGTTCAATTAGCGCTTTGATGGACTGATAACTGGCCAATGTGGCAGCTTCTTCATCGTGCGGTATGCATGCACTCGCATAGTTCAACAGCCACAACTCCCAGTCTTCCACGTCTCTGAAGTTTGGCGCTTCGTGGACGGGCGCCAGCAGCAAACGTTGTAGAAACTGCGAAATCTGTTGTTGGCGCTGCGCTGACTTCCAGTCCCTGGGGAAATATTCTAAGCCCAGCGGTACATCCACATCCAACTTGGGTACAAATCTGCGCAACTCTTCGGGAAACTCTGGCGTTTCGCTAAAATCCACGGTGGTCATGTGTACCACACGTTGCACGGCCTCATTGTACAAATCCACCAAATATTGTGGCGTACTGCAGATTTTCGAGAAAGAGGGGTTTTGCTCGGAGGACAACTGCCAACGTTGCCACATCTCTTCGCCCAAGCATGTTTCCAGCCAACTCTGCAGCCTTTGCATCTGCAAGGCGTCGCCTTCTCTGTGTGATAGCCGATTTTCACGCGACACAAAACGCAGAGCGCGCCCCATATGATGTACGAAAGAGAATTCGTTTTTGGTCTGCAAGCAACCGAAGAATTTGTAGGCCGCCACTTGGCCGGCGCTCACTAAACTCTCCATTTGCAGCGTGTCACTGAGCTCCAACTCATCCGTGTACTGGCCATCGTAGACGACAAACGCCACTGGCACAGCCTTATGGAGACGGCTCAGTTTGAGCAGATGGTGTATGCGCTTCCGCGTGCTCTGTATGCTGTCACAGCCCATGAGGCAGACAATGGCATCCATATTGTCACATTCGTGACGCACAATTTTACCACACTCATTCAGTGGCGGTATGCCAGTCACTTTGCGCACACACAGCGCCACATCACGTTCGGCAGCGCAAATGTATGGACTCGTATGTTGTTCCTCTGTATCAACGACTTGCACCTCCTCATCCGTGTTGCGTCGCAAATGTTTCTGCAGCCATTTGTTGCACAAACTCTCGAAGCCCGGCAACTCGTCTCGGTCATTTGGCAGCGTTAGCAGCAGTTTGAAATACTTATTTTGCTGGAGAGGACCGCCTTTTATGGCCTGCTTGTGCGTCAAATGTGCGCGCACCACCTCGAATATGTCAATGGTGGCACAGGGGCGCGCCAAAGTGTCCGGATGTTGCCAGAGCAATAGCTCGAAATTGCATGGCTCACCGTGACGATAACGTTTGATCATCTGTAAATTCTCCGCCTCCTTGGGATGCATTAACTTGGCGGTTTGTTCGGCACGCGTGTCCATTGTTACCCAGAGCGGTGTGGACTCCATGAGCGCGCGCTGCTTTTGCTTCTTTCGTGTGTAGCGCAGCCAACGTTCGAAGTAACGGCTGAGCATGAATTGATCGTGACACATCGTGGCATACTCCTCGTTGGCCAACTCCTCCAGCTGCTGCACTATGCTTTGCTCCAGCAAAGCGTCAGCAATATGCTTGCAATCGCATGCGAACTTTTGATATTTCATTAATTCGGTCTGTGCGATATTTTCCACTTCGGCTACGATGACAATCTCCAGTTCTGCGGCACAAACACTTTGGGCACGTTGTTCTAAATCTTTTAGACACGTTAAACGCTTCTGCTCCAATTCTGCGCGTTCACGCTTCGCCGCCTCTTCGGCCTTTTCCGCTTTGAGCCGCAGCTCCAACTCTGCTTTAGCCTTATCAGCTGCCGCTTTAGCTTCGGCCAACCGCTTGGCGTCGCGTTCATCTGTCTGTGGTGCTATTGGAGAAGGTTTCGGCTGCGTGTCGCGGAAAGCCGACGGTTGCTGCGCATGCACAAAACCTGGCAAAACGGGCTTCGAGTTGAAATGCTGGAAAATGCTGTCATTTTGCATGGGTTCTGGCTTTGGAGGTGGTGGTTGTTGAGCTTGTTGGAAAATGCTTGTTGTCGCTTTTGCGGCGCTGCTAAAGATGTTATCGGCATTTGCAGTCTTCTTAACAGTATCGAATATGAAACCGCCAGTCGATGACGGCGCTGCCGTAGCAGTTGTTGCGTTACCACCAAATATAGAATTACCAATGCCAACGGCTGGTTTAACAGTAGCAGCAGGCATTTTGAAAAGAGAGCTGCTAACATCACTTGCGGGCGCGCCGAATATGCTGCCACTAGCCCTACCGTTACTTCCGCTTGCACTTTGTGGCgcttcaaatttgaaatttgtcaaTGATGTTGACTGCGCTTTGGGCTTAGATTCTGCAAACTGATTACCGCCAAAAATAGAGGGTTCGGCTGGTTTTTGCGGCAGCGCTGGAGTTTTAAATTTCGGCTGCTGTTTGGGTGAATGAGAAGACGAGAGTTGTGGCACTTTAAATACACTAGTTTCAGTAGACACTGTGAGCGCAGGCGAGTCTGAACGTTTCTGTATTTTTAAGGcttcctgctgctgctgcatttcCAATTCACGTTCCTTTTTACGCGCTTCTGCCGCCTCGCCGCGCAGTTGATCTTCCGCAGTCCAAGCAAATGATTTGAGTATACCATGCTCATCGAAGCTGTTGTGTGGCGTGTGACTCTCGAATTTATGCGCCGACTCTAGCGTATGTCCACAAACGCATTCACCAACGCTAACCGTACGCTTCGACTCGACCAGCTGGggagataaaatattttatgattttataacAACTCAAACATAACCTAAACTCACATTCAATGCACGTTCCATGGAGTACTCAGCATCGGGACGCTTTAGGCGATCCAACACTACACGTTGACCATCGCATTTCAAACCGTGATAGGTGTAATATTGTGCCGCGGATTCCTCATCCTCAAACCCAAGTATGCGCGTTAGATATGCCAGCGGTAGCAGAATAGCATTCTTACGCCAATTGTGTGATTTATTAATGGCCTCCATGGCACGCCAACGCAATTTATTAAAGTAGCCAAGCAGTATACATGCGCTCAAGTACGACGTCTCCACTTCGCGTATCATGCTGAAGAAGCGcacatagttgttgttttgtagCGCATTATAGAAAGCAATTGCACGCTTAATTTCATTTGAGTGTTGTATATGTGTTGGTAGTTGCTTCAACTCCCACAAGAAATTGGAGTCTCCCAAATTCAGTAAAACTATGTAACTACGAAACTCTGCCTCACATGGACAATGCACACCCTTGATACGCAAGTCgtgatacatatatttaagcgaTTGCAAGCACTTTGTCAAATTTTCagcattgatttttttatcaaacacaGATGGTTCTTCGGCCACTAGACGCGCGGCGCAGTGTATGTGAAAGCGCGCACACTGTTCCACCAATTCTACGGTGCCTAATGAGCAGAGTTCCTGCTGCGTGATATCTTTGCGTATGGAACGTGTGCGATCCCATACAAAGTGAAACCAGTCGGCGATTGAGGTTTGCGGATCCTCGCAGAGGTCCAAAATGCGGTGCATCAGGTACAGCATTGCCATTTGTAGCACGCTTTCAGGTCGCAATTCGTGCGCGAGTGGCACTTCTTGATCAGCGCTACTGCGCGAATACTCTTTGATGGCACGTCGATGTGATATGGAGGATGTGCTCTCCTCATCCTCCGTGCACATTTCAAATGTGGACACTTGTCGTTGGAATTCGCGCATTAAACGCTCTTTCTCGGGACACATATCGGGACAAATGCCTAaaccaaattattaataaaatatgaatacaaatacaaacagttTCTATAAAGACATTGTATTTACCTTGAGTCCGTTCAACTTTCTTAATATCTGTTTGTCGTGGTCTTATTAAGCGCATCAATTTGTCGCGCGCATCCAAAACGCGATATTTTTCCTCGTCGGTGTAAGCAGGCCTACGTAGAATGGTCTCATATTCATGTCGCAAAGCTGTGTCAATTTTTGGCACCTCCGGTAGCGGAGCTGACTTTGTGGCTTTCGCAGCTGTACTTGCAAATTGCGCTGGTGGTTTCTGTGTGCGTAGTTGCATTGACTTCACGGGCGGTAACATTGCCGCAGCTGGCGGTTTATATGTTGGTACATTTTGGCGCAAACCCATTGCATCCAACTCGGCTTGCACTTCAGGATTAACCCATTCTTCTGTGTTTTGTACGTGTGCCACCTCACGCGTGGCAAATTCTATTTGAAATTCTTGTCCATTGAAATCACCGGCTTGATCCAATGCGCGCTCGGCTTGCGCTTCCGTCTCATATTCCACCGTACAACTTTGCCGGCTTGGACGTAATATAAAACGTGTGATTTTGCCAAACTTACTAAAGTGATTCTTGGCAACCAATTTGTCCAAGAATAGATCGGGTATTTTTTCACAACTGTTGATAAATAAGTTTGATGAGTTTTTACTATTACCGGTTTTCGAGTGTACTTACGAAATGGCTTTGTAATTGATGCCGTCATCCCAACCAGTTTCCTCGTCACCCAGCATGACGTCacgtaaatttatgttttaaacgATACTAAAAACTTCacacaaacaataattttaatataataagtcgcgaaatttaaaaaaatataaaaatttctaatattGTGGGAAAATATAGAAGCCGCGATCGCGCAAAATTGGTATGTCAATGACAGCTGTTTGAATATCACAGAGTTTTGTGGCAACATAATGGCGGCATACACTATCCAATTTGCATCTTACAGCATTCACAGTGGACTCATACTGATTGGTAAactcatttatataataattaaacacGAGATAAAACACACTAAAAAGGCTAcctaaaattgttaaataatatatCTTATTTATTGTTAAAAGAAAAGACCGCAGattatttttaaacagttttttttatgttcagcgttaataattatttgaaatttaagaaagttggcaactttgtgttaactcaaaaaacaaatgaaatcgtTTGCTGGTCGTACATTTTCATTGGATTAAATAGAATTGtgttatttgcaacatttttaaagtaaaatatttatttattaaatgaataatgATGGAAATTGTTGCTGCCGACAAACAACATGAGTTGGATAGACATAAAACTAAGAAAAAATCGCAGAAAAAACATGCAAAACCGCCGGCTGCCGAAGCTGCAGGTGACCATGCCGGTGCACAAAAGAACCACAGGAAGCGTAAGAGACATCATTTCAATGGAATACGTGCACAAATGGAGTTTTATTTCGGCGATGCAAATCTTTCGAAGGATCGCTTTCTTAAGCAACTAATCGACAAAGATCCATGTGAGTATATCATAATATATAAACACTATTATGGTTACTGTAGATTTCTTATTCCTTGGCTTCAGATGTACCATtggatatttttctaaattttaataagatgaaGGCTCTCACATCTTCGGTAGAGGAAATCAAAAAGTCCTTAACAAACTCCGAACTACTCGAGTTGGATGAAACAAATTTGAAAGTTAGACGCAAGACAGCGTTGCCGGCAGAACGTAATGTCGACGACAAGACACTTTATGTCGAAGCTTTACCAGCTGCTGCTGATCACGATTGGGTGCGTCAGGCATTTGAAAGATTTGGGCCAGTAGTTTACGTTTCTTTACCGAAATATGCGAAATCACGCAAAATCAAGGAGTTTGGTTTCGTCGAGTTCGAGCAGGCGAGTAGCGTGGATAAAGCGATTAAGGCTTTCAGCGAATTCAACGGTGTGCTAAGAATGCAAGAAACCGATCCTGCCGAATTGCAAAGTGTCAAATCTTTTATAAAAGAGCAAAATGAGGAAGATGTAGAAACGAATAATGTATCTGATACCGAGCATAAAAAGGATAAGAAATTGAAAAGAGCCGTCGGTGAGGCGTCGGAAGAAGAAGGGCctgaaattaagaaaataaaaacagaaagcgACGAAAATTCCACAGCAAACGAAACTGGTGATACTTCAAATGATGACACCGAAGATCAAGTCGATGACGATGGAGATGGAAAGAAAAAGAAACGCcgcaaaaagaagaaaaaggcGAAAACTTTGGAGAAACGTAGAAAGGATACAGATTTGAATACAGATGCATCCTTCTATGAGCTAAAGGTGCTGCCGAAATGTGATTGGAAACGGCTACGTAACAAATATCTAAACTTGCAGCGCGAAAAAGTAGCCGAGTTGAAACGCAAAGCATGGAAGGAAAGGCAGCAACAACGTGCTGGTGATGGTGTTTCTACCGAAGCAACGGATGCCTCAGCACCCGCGCCCGCTAAGAAACCAAAGCCCAACGAacgaaaattgcgcaaaatgaatatgaatttttatggtGCCGGTGAGGAGGAGGCCAAACCAGCACCAAAGGAGCTGAAGCACAATCCAGCTTTAGAACGTGCGCCGTTGTTTAGTTACTCAGAAGGGCTGATCGTGGAAGTAGGTTTCTTAACTCCTTGTGTTAACATAAAGGAATTCAAGGCTGACATGCGTCAATACGAGACTGTAAAGTACGTTGACGTTAAGGAGGGCGCCATGCATGCACAACTACGTTTGGACACTGCCGTTGCGGCAACTGACTTTGTGCGCCAGCTGAGTTCGGCGGATTACAAGTGTAAAGTACTCAGCGGCGAAGCTGAGTTggaatattggaaaaaaattgagGCAGATCGAGAAATGAAACTGAATAAACAAGTAAAGATACCACAGAAGAGAGGTAGAGAGAAAGTtaagaaattaattacaaaGCATATCCGTTTTGGTGAAGAAGACGAATAATTAACACAgtgtgtttttgtataaaaagaaatttatttgaataaatatctTAGTAAATAAACATATCTTACATTACTACATTTTACAgtccattttatttcatttttttttttttaattacaaagtattttttaatttataatctttactatatatataacgAACCATCTGCCGGTCCTAAATAATGTAACGATATGAGCAGTACGTCTATAATAGTCCACACACCTAGTCCACCGAAACTAAACAATTTTCCAATGCCTTCTTGCCAGTGACCGAGATAAAAACGATCCGCACCAAAGCCACCTAACGTAATACTAATTATAAGTGCGGTGCTCCAACGATACCCTTGCGTCCAGTTACATTTCAAGTTACGCGTAAATGAACGATTGCCAAGACAAAACACATCCGAATGTACGGTGCAATTTGTGCGATAGAAGTTACCATTCACTGAATTACAATTGCCACGGAGAGCACACGACTGTTGCCACAACTCTGTTTGGTAGCAATAACGGCAGTTCATTTGTTGTACGAATGTGCGATTACCCTGGCATTGCACATGATCCAATGCGGTACAGGTGACGTTAATATCTCGCCCATAATGGCACGAGTAATTATAATTACAGCGTATGCAAGGAAAAGGTAGCGCTGAACACTCACTCTCTGGTCCGCCCGGACAGGATACGTTAGTGTCATTGATGCTTTTGATGGTGAGCGGTATGGCGTCATTGTTGTTGGTAACATTTTTTGATTGACCTTCCAGCTTGGTTTCAGTTTCCATAAGATTGCCACCAGCAGTTTGACTCTGACGTATGCCACTAAATATAAAGATCATAATCAGCGCCAAGGCGGAGCGCATATTTATAACAATACAACGTCTGTGTAGCATTTATTTGCAAtagaacaataaattatttaaattaaattcttgaaGCACTTGTATGaataaacaaacgaaaaacagcTGATAAACTAAGGACAGAGAGCTGTCATTTGGCTGCAATTTGAATACAGGGGCTTTCGtgaatattaaatgtaaaactAATTATTAACTAAtacttttggaaaaataataatagtaaatattaaagtattaaaatgtgtgccgaattaaaaatttaatttacataaaaataagaaacaaaaattattattttttagaagtataactttttgtttcaatttaatatttattaaatattacataattttctACAACATTAATTGCAGTTTTCAACACCGAACAATTTAGCGCTAATAACagctgaaattttgttttatgtaaacaaCGGATAACTGAAAGATCGTATttccttcttttattttttaaaataattgcatagAGATATTACTCACTAGAATGGTTAAAGTGGATGTCGAGTACtggtaaatagaaaaatattattaaaattctgAGTTATACAATTATATCGCACGCAGTCCAAAATGCAATTTCGAATGGCAATGCAAAATGCTACAAAACTttctacaccaacaacaaccagaTGCGGAAGTAGTATGTTCTAAAGGACGTCAAGGATCATTTGAAGTCAAAATAGATGATACTTTGGTGCATTCAAAATTGCAATCGTTTGCCTTTCCTGATCACGACAGCGTTTTGGAAAATGTGCGACGCGCAGATAAGGGTCAACCGGTTGAAAAGGTTAAAGAGCAACCAATTGACAATTGTGCATTGATGTGATATCCAAACTGCAAAGGACACAGCGACTTGAAAACTCTTGAGTACGCTGTAATATTTCAATATCATACGTTTAAAATTACTATAAATGAGTATAGCTAGCATACTTTGGCAAATGAAACCTAGTTAAAAGgtatgaaatacaaaaattgtttaaatttttttaaatgccatacaacacataaaaattgattttattttataaataaatcaattgtaTTGAACATTTTAACCAAATTAGCAGTGCAATGGGCAAAACGATATTTGTTGATGTGGAACATTGGTGAGCGtaccaatttaaataatttaaaatatgatgTTGATCAGACTATTTGCGTTTAGTGGCTTATGTGCAGCACATGCGCGTCAGTGCAGATCGCTACAGAAATACATAATGAATGAACAGCCCGATACGGATTTAGTATGCCGCACAGGTCGGCGTGGTTCTTTTGAAGTGGTCATAAACGGCATGTTAGTTCACTCGAAATTGCAGACACAAGCCTTCCCATCACAGGATGATATATTGAAGAGAGTAAAAAATGTGCATGCAGGTTTGCCCCCCAATTATGTGAGACCAGAAACCACCTGCACGTTAATGTAAAAACGCTTCCGTATGTACAGACAATACTTTTCGTATAATTCAGTAGACaaatgtattttagtaaatgctttatttttacaatttttgtgatgcacattttgtaaatatctcaaTTAAAGGATAATACTTCTTCCTAATTTgcgtatttacatataaatattaatattatttaaggcAAAATATACTGGCAAACTTCTGTATTTATGGTACTGACatttttatgtacatttgtgcacgtcaaaaatttttaaatttttagaaggcattaaaatgcatttaattatacatattttagctCAATATGTAGTTAAAATTAAGTTGTGATGTTTGTTATATACTGTCATGTTCTACTATTCATTGTTCCGCTTCATGCTCCTCCTGCTTTTTAATTCGCACCTCTTCACTGCATGAAACAAGTGCATTTTCCGTTTGCGGTGTCTTAAGCgataaataaatgccaaaacgTATTTTACCACCAAATTCACGCGCAATTGTGCGTAGCGGCTCGT
This genomic interval carries:
- the LOC105208951 gene encoding coiled-coil-helix-coiled-coil-helix domain-containing protein 10, mitochondrial gives rise to the protein MVRRGRSASPPPATRRSAPTHHAPAPTPNVPARAAPAAPPAPVQAAPSAVGAPQQPSMFQQMAATAGGVAVGSAVGHTLGAGITSLFSGSGDKEAAAPAAAAAPPAQQQYYGNAAQPNEPQGACAWEIKQFLQCAQGQSDLTLCEGFNEALRQCKVQHHLQ
- the LOC105208950 gene encoding protein xmas; translation: MLGDEETGWDDGINYKAISCEKIPDLFLDKLVAKNHFSKFGKITRFILRPSRQSCTVEYETEAQAERALDQAGDFNGQEFQIEFATREVAHVQNTEEWVNPEVQAELDAMGLRQNVPTYKPPAAAMLPPVKSMQLRTQKPPAQFASTAAKATKSAPLPEVPKIDTALRHEYETILRRPAYTDEEKYRVLDARDKLMRLIRPRQTDIKKVERTQGICPDMCPEKERLMREFQRQVSTFEMCTEDEESTSSISHRRAIKEYSRSSADQEVPLAHELRPESVLQMAMLYLMHRILDLCEDPQTSIADWFHFVWDRTRSIRKDITQQELCSLGTVELVEQCARFHIHCAARLVAEEPSVFDKKINAENLTKCLQSLKYMYHDLRIKGVHCPCEAEFRSYIVLLNLGDSNFLWELKQLPTHIQHSNEIKRAIAFYNALQNNNYVRFFSMIREVETSYLSACILLGYFNKLRWRAMEAINKSHNWRKNAILLPLAYLTRILGFEDEESAAQYYTYHGLKCDGQRVVLDRLKRPDAEYSMERALNLVESKRTVSVGECVCGHTLESAHKFESHTPHNSFDEHGILKSFAWTAEDQLRGEAAEARKKERELEMQQQQEALKIQKRSDSPALTVSTETSVFKVPQLSSSHSPKQQPKFKTPALPQKPAEPSIFGGNQFAESKPKAQSTSLTNFKFEAPQSASGSNGRASGSIFGAPASDVSSSLFKMPAATVKPAVGIGNSIFGGNATTATAAPSSTGGFIFDTVKKTANADNIFSSAAKATTSIFQQAQQPPPPKPEPMQNDSIFQHFNSKPVLPGFVHAQQPSAFRDTQPKPSPIAPQTDERDAKRLAEAKAAADKAKAELELRLKAEKAEEAAKRERAELEQKRLTCLKDLEQRAQSVCAAELEIVIVAEVENIAQTELMKYQKFACDCKHIADALLEQSIVQQLEELANEEYATMCHDQFMLSRYFERWLRYTRKKQKQRALMESTPLWVTMDTRAEQTAKLMHPKEAENLQMIKRYRHGEPCNFELLLWQHPDTLARPCATIDIFEVVRAHLTHKQAIKGGPLQQNKYFKLLLTLPNDRDELPGFESLCNKWLQKHLRRNTDEEVQVVDTEEQHTSPYICAAERDVALCVRKVTGIPPLNECGKIVRHECDNMDAIVCLMGCDSIQSTRKRIHHLLKLSRLHKAVPVAFVVYDGQYTDELELSDTLQMESLVSAGQVAAYKFFGCLQTKNEFSFVHHMGRALRFVSRENRLSHREGDALQMQRLQSWLETCLGEEMWQRWQLSSEQNPSFSKICSTPQYLVDLYNEAVQRVVHMTTVDFSETPEFPEELRRFVPKLDVDVPLGLEYFPRDWKSAQRQQQISQFLQRLLLAPVHEAPNFRDVEDWELWLLNYASACIPHDEEAATLASYQSIKALIEQLNRVDLADIDVSIRFQLINYLPVIKAIAFTVINAVLKDYIAKSDADGYKLPNEIIYQQQALEDYQLIPWWLNNEAVEAVKVDYTIVEAEDTSSQDRDSVDEPCAMNSEMLDEIIKQAEAVSRKAEQNFYALKKQTPNADTTELTRDLDASIYQFEVAKQIGSYDATFIAKLDEIDDDLEGAVGGAIETVDRRCNGAGDAVNSARLSGNASSRKRKHTSVAEGDANDIEAVMARAFNVIEKVEAKQDRADRFHKLALLDL